The genomic DNA AGGACCATAAATAAGTCCATAACTCTCTAAAATTCAAAGTTTGGAAAGATAAAAAAATACTAGTACCTATTCCTCCAATCCCAAAAAGTCCTAGAATTACTGTACTTCTTATTGAACACTCTAATCGGTATAAACCAAAGTTTTTAAATGTATTTATTATTGGACACCATAATATAGTTAATAAAGAAGAAAATTTAGGACCATTTATTTGATTTATATATTCAAAACTTTTGTAGTCAATAGTTTCTAATTGTTCAGCAAAAACTTTTGAATTTACAGCAATATAAGGTATACATATAGCTATTATTCCTATTGAAAAATTTATTCCATATATTTGCATTAATACTATTCCCCAAACTACTTCATGAATAGATCTAATTATTGTTAGAAAAAACCTTATTATGCGGTAGAAAAAATTTGGAATATTAAAGATTTTATAAAAAATATTTGAGGATATTACTCCAAAAATTGCTCCAAAAATAATACTTACTAACCAACTAAAAAAACCAATTAAGATTGTTTCATTTAATCGATTAAATACGGTAATAATAATTTCATTATCGATCTTGGGATTTAATGAAGAAATTAAGAATTCTTGGAATAATTCAAATCCTCCAAAATGAATATTGTTTATTAATTGATACCCTAGAGGTAAGCATACCAAAATTGGAAGAAAAGATAATGAGGTATAGTTTAATTTTAATTTATTCAACTAATTAATATATTTTGTCTAAATGAAGCTTCTTTAAGTTAATTCTTTTAATATTGAAAAAAATTTCACCATCCCTTATTCCAATAACTTTATCGAAATCGTTCAGCAAATCTAATCTATGTAATGCAACTAATGCAGTCTTTGGCGATTTTTTTGTATTATTTTTATCTACATTTTCTAACAGCAGGTTTTTAATTGTTGTTATCAATTTGGGATCTAAATTATTAAAAGGCTCATCAGCAAGTAATATATTTGATCCTTGAATTAATGATCTAGCTATAGCCACCCTTTGTTTTTGCCCCCCAGATAGTTTTTTGATTTTTTTGTCGTAAACAGAGTTATGAAGTCTACATAATTGCATATATTTATGCGCCTTATTAAAAGAACTTATATTTAGCAAATTTTTAAAAGCGAAATAAAAATTGTTTTCCGCTAGTAGTCCACAATTAACATTTTGTTCTGCAGAGAGATCTTCTATTAATCTTAAATCTTGCCAAATAGTTGTTATCTTACTTTTTTGCTTTCTATCTAATTCCTCGAAACTTCTATTGAATAATTTAACCTCACCTTGAGTGGGCTTGATAGTGCCATTAAGTATTGATATAAGGGTAGTTTTCCCTGAACCACTTTTACCTAAAAGTGCAATTTTCTCACCTGAATTTATTTTTAAATTTACTTTATTTAGGATTAGATTATTTTTGTATTTATAAGATATATTTCTTAATTCTAAGAGAGTATTATTCATCTTATTTTATTTAATTTCCTCGCTACTTCCTCTATCTTTTTATACTGTTTTGCATCTGCATCTATAAATCTTTTTGCATTGAACATATCTAAAATCTGTTTATGTGATTTTTGATTTATATCTAAATTTAGAATTACTGATTTAAGTTCTTTTGAAAACCCTTCCCAAAATCTATTTTCAAGATCCCCTTGAGCTACCCAATGATAGTCAACATATTCTGGGGTAATCCAAAATAATTCTAAATTACTTGTTCTTTTGGGATTATTTTTAAGATTATTTTCCCAAACTTGTTTATTTAAAGCTCCAGCATCATATGCCCCACTATTAACTAAAGCTATTGTGGCATCATGACTCCCACTAAAACCTGCTTTCTTTCCTTTAAAGTGTATAACTTCTACTCCTGCTTGATTTAAGAAATATTCTGGCATTAGTCTTCCAGAAGTTGAGTTTTCAGAGCCAAAAGTAAATCTTAAATTTTTTAGTTTTTTAAGTCCTTTAATTTTTGAAATTGAGTTAAGTTTTAAATTTTTGTTTACTATAAAAACACTTTTAAATTCCTTATCGATATCTCTTTGAGCTATGACAATTGAACTAGGATTTTGTAATCTTGCTTGAACTCCTGATAAACCGCCAAACCAAACTAAATCTAAATCTTTAGTTCTAAATCCAGTTACTGCTGCAACATAATTAATAACAGGAATGTATTTAACTTCTACACCGAGTTGTTTGGATAATTCTCTTGAAAATAAATTAAATCTTTTGTCCAAAATATCTTGGTTTTGATCAGGTATTGCTCCAACTTTTAAAACTTTGGTATTTGAAAATACAGGTGATGAAAAAAAAGAAAATAATAAGGATAAAAATACTAAGAAATTTTTGAAATTTAACATTATTATTTAAATTAGAAGTATACAGATATAGCTTTTTCAAGCCTATCTAGTCCGTCTTTGATTTTAACTTCTGAAGCTGCACAAGATATTCTTATACATTCGTCAGCCCCAAAAACTTTTCCTGGTACAACAACTAATCCGTAATCTTGAAGAGCTTTATTGCAGAAATCAACAGAAGTAATTGAGGAGTTAGGTAATCTTGGAAATGCGTAAAATGCTCCATTAGGTTCTTCAATATAAATCCCATTTATGTTCTTAAGGCCCTCATAGAGAAGACTTCTTCTTTGATCATAATGGCTATTTATCATTGAGAAAAATTCATTATTAATTTTTAAAGCCTCTAAAGCACCTTTTTGAACAAAAGAGCAAACATTACTTGTGCTTTGACTTTGTAATGCTGAGGATGCTTTGATTACATCTTTGGAACCCACTAAATAACCTATCCTCCAGCCAGTCATAGCCCATCCTTTTGCAAACCCATTTATTATAAAAATCCTATCTTTTAAGTCATTTGCTAATGAAGATAAACTGTAGTGTTTAAATTCTTTTTTAAGTATTAATTCGTAAATCTCATCAGAAAGAATATTGATATTTGGATTTTCTCTAGCTAAATCGGCAATTTGTAATAATTCTTCCTTTGACATAACTCTTCCAGTAGGGTTATTAGGAGAGTTGATAATTATAAATTTAGTTTTTGAAGAGATTTTAGACTTCAAGTCTTTTATATTTATTTTAAATCCATCTTTAGCAGAAGAATTCGTAAAAATTGGCTTCCCGCCTGCCAATCTAACCATCTGGGGATAACTTAACCAATATGGAGAAGGAATAATAACTTCGTCTCCAGTATTTAACAACACTTGGAAAAGATTATATATTGCTTGCTTAGCTCCATTTGTGACCATTACATTTTCAAAGTCATAATTTAAATTGTTTTGAATTTGAAGTTTATTTGCAATTGCTTTTCGGAGATCTAAATTCCCCGCTGCAGGACCGTATTTTGTAAATCCATCAAATATAGCCTTACTTGTAGCCTCAATAACTTCTTTTGGGGCATCAAAATCAGGTTCTCCTGCACTTAAATTGCAAATATCTACTCCTTCTGCAGATAATTGATTTGCTTTAGCACTTATCTGCAATGTAAGAGAAGGCTCAATTGAAAGTGCCCGATCAGATAAATTAACTTGACTCATTGACTTATGACTTTTCAAATATGACTTTTAATAATGACAAATGCATAAATTAAGAATAAATAAAACTATCACATAATGGTTTAATTTAGTTCATTTTCTTAATCTATTTTATTTTCATGTTTTGAGTTCTTAAGATAAAAATATTTAAAGTTTTATTTTCGGTGAAAAGGTTAGTAATTGGGAGAGGAAGTGTATTTGCAGATTTGTTAATAATTGGTGAGGCGCCTGGAGCACAGGAAGATTTAGAGGGAAAACCTTATGTAGGTAAATCTGGTAAGTTATTAAACGAATTATTAATACAAGCTGGGATTGACTATAAGAAGGATGTTTATTTTTGTAATGTAATTAAATGTCGTCCACCAAATAATAGAAAACCTTCTGCTAGAGAAATTAATATTCATAAACCTTGGTTATTACAGCAAATAAAGCTAGTTGATCCAAAATTTATATTACTTACTGGTTCTACTGCTATGAGAGCTATTTTAGAAGTTAAAGATCCTATAAGTAATTTAAGAGGTCAATGGATAAAAAAAGATGGGAGAGAAATTATGGTAATTTTTCATCCATCTTATTTGTTGAGATTTCCTTCAAAAGAAATCAATAAACCTTACCATTTAACTTTGAAAGACCTAGAGAATGTAAGTGGTAAACTATATGCCGTATAATTTAGTGAAATCCTTTTTGAATATCAAGAATTTTAATGTCATTAACTCAATCAAAAGAGGTTAATAGTCTCTCCAAAAGATATTCAACTCATATTGAGAGAAGGATAACTAGAACAGTAATGGTGGGTGATGTAGCCATTGGAAGTGATTATCCAGTAAGAGTTCAATCGATGATAAATGAAGATACAATGGATGTCGAAAATTCTTACTTGGCTATCAAAAGACTTCACGATGTGGGTTGTGAAATAGTAAGGTTAACTGTCCCTTCCTTAGCACATGCCAAAGCAGTAGGAGATATAAAGGCAAAATTATTAGAAAATAATATCAACACCCCCTTAGTGGCTGATGTTCACCATAATGGTATGAAAATTGCAATGGAAGTTGCAAAACATGTTGATAAAGTTAGGATAAACCCTGGATTGTTTGTTTTTGAAAAATCAGACCCTACAAGAACTGAATATACAGATGAGGAATTTGAAACTATTAAGCAAACAATACTTAAAAGATTTACCCCTTTAGTTGAAGTTTTAAAGACTGAAAACAAAGCTCTAAGGATTGGAGTTAACCATGGATCTCTATCTGAGAGGATGCTTTTTACTTATGGAGATACGCCATTAGGAATGACAGAATCTGCGATGGAGTTCGTCAAAATTTGTGATGAGCTTGATTTTCATAATATAATTATTTCTATGAAAGCTTCTAGGGCTCCGGTCATGATGGCAGCCTACAGAATGATTGCAGATAGGCTTGACTCAGAAGGATATAACTATCCCTTACATTTGGGAGTGACCGAAGCTGGTGATGGTGATTATGGAAGGATTAAAAGTACTGCTGGAATTGGAACGCTTTTAGCAGAGGGATTAGGAGATACCATCAGGGTTTCCTTAACAGAAGCTCCAGAAAAGGAAATACCAGTTTGCTATTCAATTTTGCAATCTTTAGGATTAAGAAAAACAATGGTTGAATACATCAGTTGCCCTAGTTGTGGTAGAACACTTTTCAATCTAGAGGAAGTTGTAGATAAAGTTAGAAACGCCACCTCACATTTAACGGGTCTAGATATAGCAATAATGGGATGTATTGTTAATGGACCAGGAGAAATGGCAGATGCTGATTATGGTTATGTTGGAAAAGGTAAAGGAACTATTGCCTTATATAGAAGGAAAGAAGAAATAAAAAGAGTACCTGAAGATGAAGGGGTTAATGCTTTAATCCAACTTATCAAGGATGATGGGAAGTGGATTGATCCTTAAGGATTTGTCAATTTTTTGAAATTATAAATAAATTCTTTTTATAATAAGAAATATGAAATTCTCTGAAGATAAGAAAATTGGTTAAAAAAAAATTTATAATTCTGTTTGCGTCAACCTTTTCTGGGCTATTTTTAAATAATTTTGCAGAAGCAACAGTTCTAAATAATAGTTATAAAGAGGTAATTGATCATGTTTGGCAAATTGTATATAGAGATTTTCTTGATTCCAGCGGTAAATTTCAAAAGTCCAATTGGATTAATCTAAGAAAAGAAGTTTTATCAAAAACATACTCAGACAGCAATGAAGCATATGATGCCATTAGAGATATGCTTTCTAATTTAGATGATTCTTATACAAGATTTTTAGAACCTAAGGAATTTAATCAAATGAGAATTGATACCTCTGGTGAATTAACTGGAGTTGGTATCCAAATAGTTAAAGATAAAGAATCTGATGATTTAATAATCATTTCTCCTATAGAGGGTACCCCTGCATTTGATGCTGGAATTAAAGCTAGAGATAAAATACTCTCCATAGATAATATTTCTACTGATGGCATGAATATTGAGGATGCCGTGAAATTAATAAGAGGACAAAGAGGTACTAAAGTTAAGCTTGAAATTCTTAGAGGTTCTAAATCCTTTTTTAAGATATTATCAAGAGAAAAGATTGAAATAAAATCTGTATCAAGTAAAGTCAATCAAACCAAAAACGGTTTATTAATTGGCTATGTAAGAATTAAACAATTTAATGCAAATGCATCAAAAGAGACTAGAGATGCTATTAAGGATTTAGAAACAAAAAAAGTCGAAGGATATGTTCTTGACTTGAGAAGTAATCCAGGAGGTTTATTAGAATCAAGCATTGATATCTCAAGGCACTTCATTAACAAAGGAGTAATAGTAATTACAGTAAGTAAAGATGGTTTAAAAGAAACAAAAAAAGGAAACGGTCAAGCTCTAACTAAAAAACCCCTAGTTGTCCTAGTTAATGAGGGTTCTGCAAGTGCTAGTGAAATAGTCTCTGGTGCAATAAAGGATAACAAAAGAGGAAAATTAGTTGGGAAGAAAACGTTTGGTAAAGGTCTAGTTCAATCTATGAGAACATTAGTTGATGGTTCAGGATTGACTGTTACAGTAGCTAAGTATTTGACTCCGAACGGTACTGATATAAACAAATCTGGAATTATTCCAGATATAGAAGTAAGAATGAATATCAACCCTATTCTCCAAAGAGAGATTGGAACTAGAAAAGATAAACAATATAGAGCTGGTGAAAAAGAGCTAATAAATATAATTAATAGAAAGAATCAAATAAGCGAATTTAAGCCTGAGACTAAAAACCTTAATGCATTCCTAAAAATTAATAAGGAAGATAAAGTATTTTCATTAAATTAATTACTCATATCCAGCATTCTCTTTATTGGCACATAGGCTCTTCTTATTATTTCCGGGTCAAGTTCGATAGAAGGAGAATTGTTTCTCAAGCAATCTAGAATTTTTTCTAATGTATTTAATTTCATATATGGACACTCGTTGCATTTACAACCTTCTATGTCGGGAACTTCAATAAAAATTTTGTTAGGTTCTTTCTTTTTCATTTGATGAATTATTCCTGGTTCAGTTAGTACCATGTAAGTTTTAGATGGATCTTTACTTACGAAATCAAGCAGCTTACTTGTTGATCCAATAAAGTCTGAGAGAATAAGTAAATTTTGACTACATTCAGGATGAGCAATGACTTTTGATTCTGGATTTTGAAATTTTAATTTTAGAAGTGCTTCTTCACTAAAGGATTCATGAACAATGCAGCTACCAGGCCATAATTTAAGATCTCTTCCTGAATTTTTCTGTACCCATTTCCCAAGGTTCTGATCTGGTGCAAATATTATCTTTTTATCTTCAGGTATCTTTTTAATTAATGAGACTGCGTTACTGCTTGTACATATCAGATCACTTTGAGCTTTTACTTCTGCAGTACAATTTATGTAACTTACGACATAGTGATCTGGATTTTCTTCCCTGAACTTTTGAAATTTATCTGAGGGACAATCGTCTGCTAATGAGCATCCTGCGTCAATATCTGGTAAAAGGACTGTTTTATTAGGGCTTAGTATTTTTGCGGTTTCGGCCATAAAGTGCACGCCGCAAAAAATTATTATATCTGCATCATTATTTGCAGCTTTCCTAGATAGATCTAATGAATCACCAATAAAATCTGCAATTTCCTGAATCTCTGGTGCTTGATAATAGTGCGCAAGAATAATCGCATTAGCTTTTTTGCAACGCTCCTTTATTTCAGAAATCAAATCCTCTTTGTTATGAACTGATTTCTGTTTTGCAGTAGAAGTTATACTGGTCAGGATTTAGAATATCTCTAAATAGATTATATGTCTTTAAACAGAAAAAATTCTGACAAATTTAAAAATTGCTATTGTTGGTGACTGTCATGGTCAATGGTCAGAATTAGACTTGAAAGTTTTATCGATCATTAAACCAAATATTGTTTTATTTGTTGGTGATATTTCTGATGGGAGTGTCAAAATAATTAAAAAAATCAATGAGATCAAAATTCCTACTTTTGTGATTTTAGGAAATCATGATAGAGGGAAAGATTCCACAGGCGAAACTCTCTCAAAGCAGATACGGGTTCTTGGGGAAAAATATTGTGCATGGGATTTGAAAGTTTTCAATAATCAAATAAATTTATTGTCTGCTAGACCATGTAGTTCTGGCGGCGGATATTATCTTTCTAAAGAAGTTCAAGGTGTTTATGGACCTATCACCGAACAAGATTCGAAAAATAAAATTATCAAATGTTCTGAAGAGAGTGTCGAAGATATACCTTTAATAATCATGTCTCATGCTGGCCCCTCGGGTTTAGGCTCAGAACCTAAAAGCATTTGTGGGAAAGACTGGAAATTACCCTCATCAGATTGGGGAGATAGAGATTTGTCTGAGGCTATTTCTCAAATACAAAAGAGAAGAAAAGTTGATCTTGTGATTTTTGGTCATATGCACAACCGGCTTAAAAGAAATCTTGGTTTAAGAGAGATGTTTAAAATTGATAGCAAAGGAACAATTTATTTCAACACTGCTGTAGTCCCAAGATATAAAACTGATGAAGATGGGAAATTACTAATTAACTTTTCATGGATTGAGTTTGAAAAAAAGGGATTAAGTCATGTTTCTCATCGATGGTATTCAGAATCTGGTGAAATTCGTGAAGAAGATAAATTTTTTTAGGATTAGATATTTTTTGTTCATATTTTAAGTATTTTTGGGCTTTTCATATCTTGAAAATAATGTTTGAGACAAGATATAACCTGCAATTCCTGCGGCTGTAAAAGCTAAACCATTTTTAAATAAAGGTAACAAATCATTTGTTCTGGATATTATCGGTGCCAAACCAAAAATTCCAAATAACATTCCCCATAAGGGAGAAAGAAGAGCTAAGAATCCAATTGATATGACTTGCCCTTCTTTTCTTGGAGCAGATGCGAAACCTGCTACTAGCCCTCCAAGAATAGATGTACATAAAGTCCATATATATTGCTCTTTGGGCAGTCCAGGGACAACTTGACATCCTCCTCTTTCAAGGCAAATCTTTACTGAATCAATTGCATCTAATACTGCACCATCCTCACCGTGATCTTTAACATAATATTGGTTGCCAAATCTTGTTTGAAGTTCGACCCAGAATAACCTTGGCATAAAATTAAAATAAGCCTCCCCGACGTTAAAATTCAGTAAATTACCTCCTCTAGGATCTGCAACTATCAACAAACTTGTCTCATCTAAATCCCAATAGTCTTTTATTGCGCTACCAGGAGAACTCTCAAACTGAGATAAATATTTAATTTTCCACCCACTTTCAATTTCTAGATTGTTGAGCTTTTCCTCTAAAGATTTTTTCTGATTAGGGCTTAATGTTTTAGCTAAATCAATTACTGGTGTTTTTTCTTCTGGTAAGAGATTTGGATTATTTATAGCGAAAACGGGTTTATGTGAAATTAAAACTAATATAGATAGAAATATTCCTAATAAATAGTTAATCTTTGAAAGCATAAATAAGTTTTGTCTCTTTATATTTTCGCCGATGAATAGCTTACCCGCGAATAATCCAGATTGGTTAGTAAAAAAAATAATAAAAATGGGCGGGACTATGAGTTTTTATGACTTTATGAATTTTGCTTTAAATGATCCTATTAATGGTTATTACGGTAGCGGTAAAGCTGAGTTAGGCGTTCGAGGAGATTTTGTGACATCACCTTCTTTATCAGATGATTTTGCTTTTTTGGTTGGTAAACAAATAGAAGATTGGTTGATTCAGTTCAAAAGTAGTTTTTTATCTAATAAGAAATTAGCTTTAATTGAATTTGGAGCTGGAGATGGAAGCTTTATGAGTGGATTAATTAAATATTTTTTAGAAAACAGCAAGAATTTTTTAGAAGAAGTTTCTTTTGTAATTATTGAACCTAATGAAGGGATGGTAGAAAAACAAAAGAATAAATTGGAGGAATTTTTGAACTTAGGTATTGATATTTTATGGAAAGGTTTGGATGAAGTAGAGGAAAATAATATAAATGGAATAGTTCTAGCAAATGAGGTTTTGGATGCTTTGCCAGTAGAGAGAATAACCTTCTCAAAAGGAAAATTACTTCGACAAGCAGTTTCTATAGACAAAAAATCTCATAAATTATATTTTGATGAAATGCAAATCACGAGTGAATTGAGAAAAAGTATTGAACTTGCTAAAAGTGAGTTGGGCATCACTATTCCACCTGAAGATGCTTCTGAAGGATGGACGACAGAATGGCATGTAGATAACTCAAAATGGTTAGAAGCTATTTATGGGAAAATCAATAATGGTATTTTATTGATAATTGATTACGCTAAAGAAGCCAAAAAATACTACACCTCTAAGAATTCTGATGGGACGATAGTTTCTTATCAAAATCAAAAAATGACGAATAATGTCCTAGATTCTCCTGGAAATTGCGATTTAACATCTCATGTGTGCATAGAAACTTTAATTAATGATGCTGAGACTCTTGGATTTGATACTGTCGGAATAACTAAACAAGGAGAGGCTTTGTTGACACTTGGATTGGCAGAGAGACTTTATGGGATTCAGAAAGAAATTAAAGAGGATTTATCAAATGCCCTTCTAAGAAGAGAGGCATTACTTAGACTCGTTGATCCTGTTTGTTTAGGTGATTTTAAGTGGTTTGTTTTTAAAAAGTTTAATGAGAAGAAAATGAATATAAATTCAACCTGTTTGCGTTAAGAAAAAAACTTTAAAAATAATGAATCTTCTACGTCATCATATATATCAACAGCACCAATTTCTTTCGGTAATATAAATCTCATTTTGCCATTACGAACTTTTTTATCGCCCATAAGTATTGTTAGAACGTCTTCTTTATTTATTTTTGGGATCTCGGTAGGAAGATCATAACTCTTCAAAAGATTCTTCTGTCTCTCTAATTCTTCTTTAGACCATAACCCTTTCTCAATTGCTATTTCCCCGGCAATATTCATACCAATTGATATTGCCTCACCATGTAGAAATTTGCCGTATCCACATAAATTTTCAATAACGTGACCAAAAGAATGACCATAATTCAATATTGCCCTAACACCATTTTCATGTTCGTCTTGAGAAACAATATGAGACTTTGTTTTAATTGAACTATTAATTATTTTAATTAGATATTCATTTTTGAGATTTATAAGTTCAATTTTGTTTTTTTCAATTTCTAAGTATTCGAAAAGTTCTTTATCTCTTATTATTCCGTATTTTATTACTTCGGCCATGCCTGCACTAAATTCTCTTTTGGGCAAACTTTTTAAAGTTTCTGGATCAATAAAAACTGCTTTAGGTTGATTGAAAGCCCCAATTAAATTCTTACCTTTTGGATGATTTACTCCTGTTTTTCCTCCTACAGATGAATCAACCATTGATAATAATGTTGTTGGAATCTGAATATATTCGATACCTCTCAGCCAAGTCGCAGCTGCAAAACCGCTTACGTCTCCAACAATTCCTCCTCCAAGGGCAATAATTATTGAATTTCTATCTAAGCCAGATTCAAAGGCTACATCATATATCTCACTTAAGGTTTTTAAGTTTTTATATGATTCTCCAGCTTTGATAAGGAACATTTCGGCCTGAAATTTATTATCATTTAAATTATTTAAAAATTTTTCTCCATACAAATTTGATATTTCTTCATTTGAAATAACAAGTATTTTTCTATTCTTTGTTATTCCAATTTTTAAAAGTTCTTCGCTGATATTATTCAGTATCCCTGCTTCTAGAGTTACTTCGTATGACTTATCACCTAATGGGACTAATATTTTTTTCTTATTCACAATTGATTACCTAGTTAAAATTTATAAATATTTGGTATTAAATACTTTATATATTAGCAAAATCTAAGCTCTAGATCCTTAAAAATTCAGTTGTTAAGAATTAGAAATGGTAATAAAATCATGCTATGAGTTTTAAAAAAAATATAAACGATATTAAGAAAAATTATTCCTTAGGAATAATTGGAGGTGGTCAACTGGCTTTGATGTTAACTGAGGCAGCAAAAAAAAGAGATCTAGAAGTATGTGTGCAAACAAAATCTTGTGATGATCCTGCTGGTTTAAAAGCAGATCATGTCATAGAAGCTGATCCTTTAAAGATAAGAGGTAATAAATCATTAATTAATGAGTGTGAAAAAATAATTTTTGAAAATGAATGGATAAAAATTGATAAATTAAATTTAATTGGCAATAACGATATTTTTGTTCCAAGCCTTAATGCAATTAAGCCATTAGTAGATAGGTTTTCTCAAAAAAAATTAATAGACAGAATGAATATTCCCTGCCCAAAATGGATAAGTATTGAAGATTTTAAAAATCTCTCGGATGAGGAAATCAATAATTGGACTTTTCCTCTAATGGCAAAATCAAATAAAGGTGGATATGACGGCAAAGGGAACAGAAAATTAAAGACAAAAGAAGATTTAGATTCTTTTTTAACAGAGAATAACTCTAATGAATGGTTAATAGAAGAATGGATAGAGTATGAAAAAGAACTGGCTCTTGTTGGTTCTAGAGATAGGACTGGTAAGATAAGATTCTTTCCAATAGTTGAGACGTTCCAATCAAACCATGTTTGTGATTGGGTTCTTGCACCTGGAACAAATGAATATGATTTGAACTTATTTGCAATAAATATTTTCTCTTCAGTAGTCAATGAACTTAATTACGTTGGAGTTTTAGCTATTGAATTCTTCTATGGAGATAATGGTCTTTTAATTAATGAAATAGCTCCTAGAACACATAACTCAGCTCATTTCTCTATTGAAGCTTGCACTTCAAGTCAGTTTGATCAATATGTTTGTATTTCTTCTGGGATAATGCCACCTGAAATTAAAATGAACTGTGAAGGTGCAATTATGATAAATCTACTGGGGTTAAAAAAGAATTTCCCAATCTCAATGGAAACCAGAATTAAAATGTTATCTGAAATTGAGGGTTCTAATATTCATTGTTATGGCAAATCTCGCGAAATTATGGGAAGAAAAATGGCTCACGTCACATTTTTATTAACAGGTAAAACGCATTCAGAAAGATATGATGAAGCTCAAATTTTATTAACTATGGTAAGAGACATTTGGCCATCTCCAAATGCATAAAAAAATAAGTTAGAGTTAGATTACTGGATCTTTGGTTAAGTTCTTCTTTATGTGCTCTGATCTGACTCTCTTTCGACATGAGGAGACTGTCGTGATGCGGTAGTAAACCGATCTTGTAATCGGAAACGAAAGCCCACTTTGAATCCTCTTCTGGCATTTCCAGGTCGATGCAGCAGAGAACTGACGGGGATCCGGTGTTACCTATCAAAATGCTTGCTAAAACAGGCTTTGGTAGGTATTTTATTTTTTTGGAATAATTTAGCTGTTTTTATTCTCTATCAGTGTAAATAATTTATTTGTCAAAATACTTGACGATTTTTTTAATGTATTTATATTAATAGTACAGATGTATTATTTAGAAATGACTTTAGGAGGAGCTAATGTTTGGACTAATTTTTCTTACGGTTATCGTAATGAGTCCCCAAGTGGTTGGTTGCTTAGCCCAGACCGCAGCAGATTAATTTTATTTATAAGGAATAAAAAATCTCCAAGAAATAGTATAAGAATTTTTGCTCATACATATTATGCAAATAATTTTGGTGAGCCAATGGCAATTAAATCATCCACTCAAATGTATTTGGATAATGCTTGGGATAAATGGCATGACCTTCAATTAGAAGGTTGGACTTTTGAAGAACTTGAATTACCTGAA from Prochlorococcus marinus XMU1402 includes the following:
- a CDS encoding pyridoxal phosphate-dependent aminotransferase, with product MSQVNLSDRALSIEPSLTLQISAKANQLSAEGVDICNLSAGEPDFDAPKEVIEATSKAIFDGFTKYGPAAGNLDLRKAIANKLQIQNNLNYDFENVMVTNGAKQAIYNLFQVLLNTGDEVIIPSPYWLSYPQMVRLAGGKPIFTNSSAKDGFKINIKDLKSKISSKTKFIIINSPNNPTGRVMSKEELLQIADLARENPNINILSDEIYELILKKEFKHYSLSSLANDLKDRIFIINGFAKGWAMTGWRIGYLVGSKDVIKASSALQSQSTSNVCSFVQKGALEALKINNEFFSMINSHYDQRRSLLYEGLKNINGIYIEEPNGAFYAFPRLPNSSITSVDFCNKALQDYGLVVVPGKVFGADECIRISCAASEVKIKDGLDRLEKAISVYF
- a CDS encoding ATP-binding cassette domain-containing protein; this translates as MNNTLLELRNISYKYKNNLILNKVNLKINSGEKIALLGKSGSGKTTLISILNGTIKPTQGEVKLFNRSFEELDRKQKSKITTIWQDLRLIEDLSAEQNVNCGLLAENNFYFAFKNLLNISSFNKAHKYMQLCRLHNSVYDKKIKKLSGGQKQRVAIARSLIQGSNILLADEPFNNLDPKLITTIKNLLLENVDKNNTKKSPKTALVALHRLDLLNDFDKVIGIRDGEIFFNIKRINLKKLHLDKIY
- a CDS encoding putative selenate ABC transporter substrate-binding protein: MLNFKNFLVFLSLLFSFFSSPVFSNTKVLKVGAIPDQNQDILDKRFNLFSRELSKQLGVEVKYIPVINYVAAVTGFRTKDLDLVWFGGLSGVQARLQNPSSIVIAQRDIDKEFKSVFIVNKNLKLNSISKIKGLKKLKNLRFTFGSENSTSGRLMPEYFLNQAGVEVIHFKGKKAGFSGSHDATIALVNSGAYDAGALNKQVWENNLKNNPKRTSNLELFWITPEYVDYHWVAQGDLENRFWEGFSKELKSVILNLDINQKSHKQILDMFNAKRFIDADAKQYKKIEEVARKLNKIR
- a CDS encoding uracil-DNA glycosylase — encoded protein: MKRLVIGRGSVFADLLIIGEAPGAQEDLEGKPYVGKSGKLLNELLIQAGIDYKKDVYFCNVIKCRPPNNRKPSAREINIHKPWLLQQIKLVDPKFILLTGSTAMRAILEVKDPISNLRGQWIKKDGREIMVIFHPSYLLRFPSKEINKPYHLTLKDLENVSGKLYAV
- a CDS encoding S41 family peptidase; amino-acid sequence: MKIRKLVKKKFIILFASTFSGLFLNNFAEATVLNNSYKEVIDHVWQIVYRDFLDSSGKFQKSNWINLRKEVLSKTYSDSNEAYDAIRDMLSNLDDSYTRFLEPKEFNQMRIDTSGELTGVGIQIVKDKESDDLIIISPIEGTPAFDAGIKARDKILSIDNISTDGMNIEDAVKLIRGQRGTKVKLEILRGSKSFFKILSREKIEIKSVSSKVNQTKNGLLIGYVRIKQFNANASKETRDAIKDLETKKVEGYVLDLRSNPGGLLESSIDISRHFINKGVIVITVSKDGLKETKKGNGQALTKKPLVVLVNEGSASASEIVSGAIKDNKRGKLVGKKTFGKGLVQSMRTLVDGSGLTVTVAKYLTPNGTDINKSGIIPDIEVRMNINPILQREIGTRKDKQYRAGEKELINIINRKNQISEFKPETKNLNAFLKINKEDKVFSLN
- the ispG gene encoding (E)-4-hydroxy-3-methylbut-2-enyl-diphosphate synthase, yielding MSLTQSKEVNSLSKRYSTHIERRITRTVMVGDVAIGSDYPVRVQSMINEDTMDVENSYLAIKRLHDVGCEIVRLTVPSLAHAKAVGDIKAKLLENNINTPLVADVHHNGMKIAMEVAKHVDKVRINPGLFVFEKSDPTRTEYTDEEFETIKQTILKRFTPLVEVLKTENKALRIGVNHGSLSERMLFTYGDTPLGMTESAMEFVKICDELDFHNIIISMKASRAPVMMAAYRMIADRLDSEGYNYPLHLGVTEAGDGDYGRIKSTAGIGTLLAEGLGDTIRVSLTEAPEKEIPVCYSILQSLGLRKTMVEYISCPSCGRTLFNLEEVVDKVRNATSHLTGLDIAIMGCIVNGPGEMADADYGYVGKGKGTIALYRRKEEIKRVPEDEGVNALIQLIKDDGKWIDP